The genomic interval GTCCGGCTCGGCCCCGACCGGCGCGGCATCGACCGGGTCAGCACCTTCCAGCGCGTCCTCGTAGCTCGTTATCTCGATCGGTATCTCGAGATTTTTTGAACGGCTTTTCTATCTGTCTTTGGATCGAATTTCCAACTGCGAACTGATGGTGCGGGCGTAGCATCTCCGCGCGGGTCCGGCGCCCGTGGAGCCCTCTCCCCGCGACTTAGAGCGCGTACCCCCTCCCGATAACGGGAGGGGGTAACTTCTTGTGGGGCGCGCAGATGGCGGGGCATGCGTCGCTTTTCGCGTGATGCGTGACCCTGTCCAGCTTGTCGGTTGGGGAGGCTTGGTCATGATGAGTTCTCCCCTCCCCCGCGGAGCGGGCGGAGGGGCTGGGGGAGGGGGCCAGCGAGGCGGGCAAGATGCTTCCCTAAAGCGCGAACCCTCTCCTCCCGATGAGGTCTCCCTCTTCCTCCCCCTACGCCTCTCCCTCCATCGCCGGGAGGCGCACGGTGAAGGTGCTGCCGCGGCCGGGCCGGCTCGCGGCGGTGATGGTGCCGCCGTGCTGCTCCGCGATCATCCGCGCGATGGCCAGGCCCAGCCCGGTGCCGCCGCTGCGCTCGCGCGCCGCGTCGGCGCGGTAGAAGCGGTCGAACACGCGCGGCAGGGCGTCGGCCGCGATCCCCGTTCCCGTGTCCGTCACCGTCACCTCCACCGTGCGCTTCGCCGGGGGGATGGGGAGCGGCGGCTGGATCTCGTCCACCGGCGGCGGCGGGGGCGGCTCGTCCACCCTCCGCGCGGCGATGGCCACGGTGCCGCGCTCGGTGAACTTCACCGCGTTGGAGACCAGGTTCAGGAAGAGGCGGCGGAGCGGCCCGGCCGAGCCCATCACCGCCAGGTCCTCCGGCGTCTCCAGCGTCACCTCCACCTCCTTTCCCATCGCCAGCGCCTCGCCCACGTCCTGCACGTCGCGCAGCACCGCGGCCAGGTCGATGCGCTCCAGCGCGGGCGCCACCGCCTGGTCGCCGCGCGCGAGCGTCAGCAGGTCCTCCACCAGCGCCAGCATCTGCTGCGTCTCGTCCATCACCTCGCCCAGCGTTTCGCGCAGCTCGTCGCTGGTGCGCTCGCGGGCCAGCGCCACCTCCGCCGTCCCCCGGATGGCGGTCAGCGGCGTGCGCAGCTCGTGGCTGGCGTCGGCGGTGAAGCTGCGCAGCGTTTCCACCGCCCGCTGCAGGCGCGCCAGCATCTCGTTGAACGAGCGCGACAGCTCGCGCAGCTCGGTGGGGTGCTCGGGCTCTTCCACCCGCCGCCCCAGCCCCGCGATCCCGATCTCCCGCGTCGCCCCCACCAGCCGGTTCAGCGGCTGCAGGATGCGGTTGGCGATGGTGTAGCCCACGCCCGCGCCCGCCAGCGCCGTGACAGGGATCAGGATCAGCGCGATGAAGGCGAACGACTTCAGCGCCCGCTTCTCCACGTCGCCGCTGCGGGCCACGAAGATCTGGATCACGTCGCCCGTGGCCAGGCGGCTGCGGCGGCGCAGCGCCTCCACCTCGCCCGGCGCGGGGGGCAGCCGCGTCTCCTCGACCGCGGTGCGGGGGATGTTGGGGGGAAGGATGAGCTGCTCGGCCGCGGCCGCCGTCTCGCGCAGCGACTGCGTGCCCGCGCGGGCGAGCGACTGCCGCAGGATCAGGTACGTCGCCACTCCGAACACGGCGAGCGCGCTCAGCAGCAGCGCCGAGTAGCCGATCACGATCTCGCGCCGCAGCGACCACGTCCGCCGCCGCTTCGGCAGGGGCGGCCCGCCGCCGTTCCCCGGCGGGCGCGCGGGCGATCCGGGTTCCGCGCCGGGTGGCCTCTCGAACATGAAGGGTGACCCGCCGGTCGGGCGCGCCTGGGGCGAAGCCGTCATCATTCCGCCATCTCCGGCTCTCCGGGGTTGCGCACCACGTAGCCCACGCCGCGCACCGTCTGGATCAGCTCGCGGTCGCGGTCCGCCAGCTTGTTGCGCAGCGAGTTCACGCACACGTCCACGATGTTGGTGCCGGGGTCGAAGCGGATCCCCCACACGTGCTCCATCAGCGTGGCGCGCGAGAGCGGGCGGTCGGCGTTGCGCATCAGGAACTCCAGCAGCGCGAACTCCTTGGGGGTGAGCTCCACGTGCGACCCGTCGCGCTTCACGTCCCGCGTCGCCGGGTCCATCTCCAGGTCGCCCACGCGCAGCGTCGCCGGCGCGCCCGTCCCCCCCGTCCGCCGCAGCAGCGCCCGCAGCCGCGCGGTCAGCTCGCTGAACTCGAACGGCTTGGTCAGGTAGTCGTCGGCCCCCGAGTCCAGCCCCGCCACCTTGTCCTCCGTCCGGTCGCGCGCGGTCAGCAGCAGCACGGGAAGGGGGATGTTGGCGGCGCGCAGGTCGCGCACCAGCTCGAAGCCGGTGCGGCCGGGGATCATCACGTCCACCACGGCGGCGTCGAAGCCCTGCTGGGTGGCGCGGTCGAACGCGGTGTCGCCGTCGCCCGCCACGTCCACCACGTAGCCCTCCTCGCGCAGCCCCTTCTGCAGGAACGAGGCGATGCGGGGGTTGTCTTCGACGATCAGGATTCGCATGGGCGGCCGCGGGATGAAGTGCGAGAGTGCGAAGGTGCGAGAGTGCGAAGGTACGAGAGTCTGAGAGTACGGATACACTCGCGTGCGTCGACGGGTCGATGTGCGGGGAAGATACACGCGAAAACGGCGGACGGCGCCACGGACGGCGGAAGATTAAGCGCGGCTAATCGCCGTCTAACCGCCGTCTAATCGCCCGGGCGAACGCGCCGGCTTCCGATCGTGTAGACTTCTCCCGTTGCAGCGAGCCACCGACGTGGAACGAGGATAGAACTACCATGCACAGCAAACTTCGCAAGCTCGCGGTACCCGGCGTGCTGGCCGCCGGGCTGGGCGCCGGCCTCACGCTGGCGGACGTGATGAAGGACCCCATCGCCGACGCCGGCGCCCAGCAGGCGCAGCCGGCCGTGTACACCGGCGCCGCCACCGCGCCCGGCTCGCCCGCGGCGCTGTCGACCGCCTTCCGCGCGGCCAGCCACGCGGCCATGAACGCCGTGGTGCAGGTGCGCACCGAGACCGCCGCGCGCACCGTGGCCCAGCAGGTGCCGCCCGAGCTCCGCGGCACCCCGTTCGAGGGGATGTTCGGCGGGCAGATGCGCGTGGCGCCGCAGGCCACCTCCGGCTCGGGGTTCATCATCAGCCCCGAGGGCTACATCGTGACCAACAACCACGTGGTCGACGGCGTCACCCGCGTGAAGGTGGTGCTGAACGACAAGCGCGAGCTGGAC from Longimicrobium sp. carries:
- a CDS encoding sensor histidine kinase; translation: MMTASPQARPTGGSPFMFERPPGAEPGSPARPPGNGGGPPLPKRRRTWSLRREIVIGYSALLLSALAVFGVATYLILRQSLARAGTQSLRETAAAAEQLILPPNIPRTAVEETRLPPAPGEVEALRRRSRLATGDVIQIFVARSGDVEKRALKSFAFIALILIPVTALAGAGVGYTIANRILQPLNRLVGATREIGIAGLGRRVEEPEHPTELRELSRSFNEMLARLQRAVETLRSFTADASHELRTPLTAIRGTAEVALARERTSDELRETLGEVMDETQQMLALVEDLLTLARGDQAVAPALERIDLAAVLRDVQDVGEALAMGKEVEVTLETPEDLAVMGSAGPLRRLFLNLVSNAVKFTERGTVAIAARRVDEPPPPPPVDEIQPPLPIPPAKRTVEVTVTDTGTGIAADALPRVFDRFYRADAARERSGGTGLGLAIARMIAEQHGGTITAASRPGRGSTFTVRLPAMEGEA
- a CDS encoding response regulator transcription factor is translated as MRILIVEDNPRIASFLQKGLREEGYVVDVAGDGDTAFDRATQQGFDAAVVDVMIPGRTGFELVRDLRAANIPLPVLLLTARDRTEDKVAGLDSGADDYLTKPFEFSELTARLRALLRRTGGTGAPATLRVGDLEMDPATRDVKRDGSHVELTPKEFALLEFLMRNADRPLSRATLMEHVWGIRFDPGTNIVDVCVNSLRNKLADRDRELIQTVRGVGYVVRNPGEPEMAE